DNA from Roseimicrobium sp. ORNL1:
GCTTACAACGCGGACTTCGACGGTGACCAGATGGCTGTGCACGTGCCGCTGTCGATCGAAGCGCAGATGGAGGCCCGCCTCCTCATGCTCGCTCCGAACAACCTGTTCTCCCCTGCGAGCGGCAAGCCCGTGATGACTCCTTCCCAGGACATCCCGCTGGGCTGCTTCGCCCTCACCTACCTGCGCGAAATCCCGCAGCATGATGACGGCAAGAAGAAGAAGGATGCTCCGCGCCTCCCGCTCTTCAACGACCCGTCCGAAGTGGAATTCGCCCTCAGCGAAAACGCTGTGGAAGTGAACCAGAAGGTGCTCTACCGCAACCCGGACTTCCAGAGCAAGGGCCGCACCTATGGCGACCCGACCAAGGCGGTCATCGAGACCACCGCTGGCCGCATTCGTTTCAACGAAATCTGGCCCGACGAGCTCGGTTACTACAACAACACTGTGGGCAAGAAGCAGCTCTCGGACATCATCTGGCGTTGTTTCCAGAAGACCGGTCACCAGGAAACGGTGGCGGCTCTGGACCGTCTGAAGAACCTCGGCTTCCGCGAAGCCATGAAGTCCGGCTGCTCCATCGGCATCACCGACATGGTGATTCCGAAGGCGAAGTACGACAAGGTGGACGCGGCTCGCGCCGAAGTCACCAAGGTCGAGAAGCAGTACAAGAACGGTATCATCACCGCCGGTGAAAAGTACCAGAAGGTCATCGACATCTGGACCGGAGCTGGCGATCAGGTCACCGACGAGGTGTTCCGCACGCTCGAGTTCAACGACGGCAAGAAGTACCACAACCCGCTGTACATCATGGTCACCTCCGGTGCCCGTGGTAACAAGACGCAGATCAAGCAGCTCGCCGGTATGCGCGGCCTTATGGCCAAGCCCGACGGCTCCATCATTGAGCGTCCCATCACCTCGAACTTCCGTGAGGGCCTCACGGTGCTGGAGTACTTCATCTCCACGCACGGTGCTCGTAAGGGTCTTTCCGACACCGCTCTGAAGACGGCGGACTCCGGCTACATGACCCGCAAGCTGGTCGACGTGGCCCAGGACGTCATCGTGACGGAAGATGATTGCGGCACGGTCAACGGCATCCACCTCTCCTCCATCTATCAGGGTGACGAAGAGGTTGTGGATCTCAAGACCCGTATCTATGGACGTGTCTCCTGCGAGACCGTGCATGATCCGGTGGATCGCAAGAACACCATCGTGGAGCACGGCCAGCTCATCACCGAAGACGTGGCGAACAAGCTCGTGAAGATCGGTGTGGAGAAGCTGAAGATCCGCTCCGTGCTCACCTGCGAAAGCAAGCGCGGTTGCTGCTCCAAGTGCTACGGCCTCAGCCTCGCCACCAGCCGTATGGTGAAGGTGGGTGAAGCGGTCGGCATTGTGGCCGCCCAGTCCATCGGTGAACCTGGAACGCAGCTGACCATGCGTACGTTCCACGTCGGTGGTGTGGCGAGCGGTGCGTTCAAGCAGCCCATCATCGTCGCGAAGAACAACGGTTCCCTCCGCTTCAACGACATCCGCGTCGTGCAGACCCCGGAAGGCTGGATCGCTCTCAACAAGAACGGTACCATCAGCATCCTTGATGACGATGGCCGCGAGCTCGAGTCCCACAAGATCGTGCTTGGCGCCGTGATTGCCAAGGAAGAGCATGGCAAGGTGAAGAAGGGCGAGACCATCGTCACCTGGGATCCGTACAACGTGCCGATCATCACGGAGAAGGCGGGTAAGATCGAATTCCGCGACATGATGAGCGGTGTGACCTTCACCAAGGCCGTCAACCAGGCGACCGGCAATGAAGAGACCGTCGTCATCGAGCACAAGGAAGACCTGCACCCGCAGATCGTCGTGGTGGATCCGAAGACGAAGGAAATCCTCGCCAGCTACACCATCCCTGCAGGCGCTCACCTTTCGGTGAAGAACAACGAGAAGATCGAAGCCGGTACCATTCTGGCCAAGACGCCTCGCAAGGCCTCCAAGACGAAGGACATCACCGGCGGTCTGCCGCGTGTGGCCGAACTCTTCGAAGCCCGCAAGCCGAAGGACGCGTGCGAAATCGCGAAGATCGACGGTGTCATCGAAATCGCCGGCCTCGTACGTGGCAAGCGCAAGGTGCTCATCACCGATCCGAAGTCCGGCCAGCAGGAGGAACACCTCATCCCGCGCAGCAAGCACATCTTCGTGCAGAACGGCGATGTGGTCACCAAGGGCGACCAGCTCACGGAAGGCGCGGTCGTGCCGCATGAAATCCTCGAGATCCTCGGACCTCAGGCTCTGCGCGAGCACCTGGTGAACGAAGTGCAGGAAGTGTACCGCGCCCAGGGCGTGGAAATCAACGACAAGCACGTCGAGATCATCATCCGCCAGATGCTGCGCAAGGTGAAGATCACCGAACCGGGCGACACCACGTTCCTCTGGGGCGATCAGGTGGACCGCCTCCAGTTCGAGCGCGAGAACCAGCGCGTCTCCGACGAGGGCGGCAAGCCCGCGAGCGGCGAGCCGGTGCTCCTCGGCATCACCAAGGCCAGCCTCGAAACGGACAGCTTCATCAGCGCCGCGAGCTTCCAGGACACCACCCGTGTTCTTACCGAAGCCGCCACCCTGGCGAAGAACGACCTGCTCCGCGGCTTCAAGGAAAACGTCATCATGGGACACCTCATCCCCGCTGGTACCGGTTTCCAAAGCAACCGCGACTTCCACATCAACGAGACCGTCAAGGTGGCCTACTCCACCGCGGAGACTCAGGAAGAAGTGGCGTAAGCCAGCCAGAGCCTGTTCGCGAAGAACTAAAACTCTTACCGAAAAACCCGCCTGTGAACCAGGCGGGTTTTTTGTGCGTTGGTGGGATGGGGGAAGGGAAGTGGTTCTGTGACGCGATGGCGCCGGCAAAGTAGCTTTCAAGGGTCGGGGACATTCCTGTCCCCGCAGCGCGTACCACCTCCCGCCGCATCGCCATATCGCGGCACCCGCAAGTCCCCCTCATTGACACATCTCCATCACACGCCCAAATGCATCCCATGCATCGCGTTTCCGCTGCTCTCATTTTCACCATCGCGCTCACCTGCGCGCCTTTCATCACGCAGGCTCACGAGATCCATGTCTCACCTGATGGCCCCATCAAATCCCTGATGGAAGCCCGCGACGCCATTCGCGCCTGGCGCTCTGGGGAAGGCAAGGACAAGGCGGAGCCCATCCGCGTCACCATCGCCGACGGCACCTACACCATTACCGAACCTCTCGCCTTTGAGACGCAGGATACCGGCACCAGCACTTCACCCATCACGTACGAAGCTGCTCCCGGAGCAAAGCCCATCCTCAGTGGCGGACGCCGCATCACGGGTTGGAAAAAGGAGCCGGACGGTCTCTGGTCTGCGGAAATTCCCGAAGTGAAATCCGGTCAGTGGTACTTCCAGGAACTTTGGATCAACGGCCGCCGCGCTACTCGTGCGCGCACGCCAAACAAGCGCTACTTGCACGCCTCCAAGCCAGCGCTGGAGTCACGCGCCGGAGCCCCACCCATGAAGGCGCCGGAGAACACCGCCTTCTACGCGATGAGCGAGGACCTCAAGGCGATTGACCCCTTGTCACCCAAAGAACGCGAAGACGTGGAAGTCATCGTTTTCCAGACATGGCAGATTGCGCGCCATCGTGTGGCGTACCTCGAAGCGCCTGCAGGCTATGTGCAGTTCACCGCCCCCTCGCGCTGGCCTTTCCTCGTGTATGAAGCGGGACAGCGCTACATCCTGGAAAACTTCCGCGGCGCATTGGATGAGCCCGGCGAGTGGTACCTCTCACGCGACGACGGCAAGCTGCTCTACAAACCCCTGCCTGATGAGGACATGAGCAAAGTGGAAGCTATCGCGCCCGTTGCCGAGCACTTGCTGGTGGTGAAGGGTGAGCCTGCGAATGGGAAGCTCGTGAAGCACATCGCCTTCAAAGGAATCCGCTTTCACCACACCGGTTACCACATCCCCAAGGAGGGCCACATCGACAGCCAGGCGGACTCGAAGATTCCCGCCGCTGTGATGCTAGATGGTGCGTCGCACATCTCCTTCGACCGCTGCGAAATTGCGCACACCGGCACCTATGCCATCTGGTTCCGCAACGGCTGCACGGACAGCAGCATCACCCACAGCCACCTGTATGACATGGGCGCCGGTGGGGTGCGTATCGGTGAGGGGAGTGTGGACTCGAATCCCGCGGGCCGTACGCATCACATCACCGTGGACAACAGCATCATCCAAAACGGTGGCCGCTACTTCATGGGCAGCGTAGGGGTGTTCATCCAGCAGAGCAGTGACAACGTGATCACGCACAATGACATCGGCGACTTCTTCTACACCGGCGTGTCCGTGGGCTGGGTGTGGGGGTATGGAGAGAGTCTCTCGCACCACAACAAGATCGACTTCAATCACATCCACCACCTCGGGTATGGCGTGCTGAGCGACATGGGCGGGTTTTATGGTCTAGGGCCTGCCTCCGGCACCTCCGTCTCGAACAACCATGTGCATGATGTGCAGGGCTATCGCTACGGGGGTTGGGGTCTGTACACGGATGAAGGCAGCAGCGGCGTGCTGATGGAAAACAACCTGGTGCACAACACCCGGCACGCCACCTTCCACCAGCACTATGGGAGGGACAATGTGATCCGGAACAACATCTTCGCCTTTGGCAATGAGGCGCAGATCCAGCGCTCACGTACCGAGGACCATCTCAGCTTTACGTACGCGAACAACATCGTGCTCTTCGACAGCGGCATCCTCTTCTACGGCCAGTGGAACAAACCCAAGGTGCGCATGGAGAGCAACCTGTATTGGGACCTTCGCAAGCAGCCCATCGATTTCGCAGGCAGTGACTTTGCCGGCTGGCAGAAGCAGGGCTTTGATCGCGGCTCGCGCGTGGCGGATCCGCTGTTCGTGAATGCGAAGGGTGGAGACTACCGTCTCAAGCCGGATTCGCCCGCGCTGGCCATGGGATTCAAGCCCTTCGATTACACCAAAGCCGGAGTGTATGACGCGGATGCCTCGGATGGCTGGCGTGCTCTTGCCGCCGTGCGTACGTATCCTGAGGTGGAGCTGGAGCCTGTGCCGCTCTTCAGCTACGAAGATGACTTCGAGGGCACGCCCATTGGCAAGCCTCTGTGGAACGCCCGCCTCGACGTGCACAACAAGGGCGACAGCATCGCGGTCACCGATGAGAAGGCAAAGAGCGGGAAGCGCAGCGTGAAGGTACAGGACGCACCGGGCCTGCCCAATCCGTGGACACCGCACTTCAATTTTGACTGCAATCACAAGTCGGGCACCAGCCGAGTGTCGTTTGATTTGTGGATGGAGCCGGGAGCGAAGTTCAACCACGAATGGCGGAACAAGCTCGCGAAGTATGAAGTGGGCCCGTCCATCGACGTGCAGGATGGTGCGCTCTTCAGCCGGAAGAAGGAACTCATGAAGCTGCCGGTGGAGCAGTGGGTGCATTTCGAACTGAGCGCGCCGCTTGGGGAAGCCTCGAAAGGCGCCTGGACTCTGAAGGTCACGCTGCCTGATGGAAGCGCGAAGGTCTTCGAGGAATTGCCGAATGGCAGCAAGATGTGGGACACGCTGGAGTGGCTCGTCTTTGTCAGCAATGCCACCGAGAAGAAGGCCTTCTATCTGGACAATCTGGTGATCAAAAATGCTGTGCCATAAGCGAGGAAAGACAACCGCACTCCAAGGGGATCAGGCGGCCTTGTTCTTTGTGCAGGGACTTGATGGAACACTCGCAGCAGCACCCGAAAATTCTCCGCGAATGTCTGCACCAACTGCATTGCCATGCGCGGAAAATCTTGCCACTCTCAGGGCAGATGCGTCCACTGACCTCTTTTTTAGGAACCGGCGTGGTTCTTCTCATGCTGCTGGCGGACACCGCTTGCACATCAGTCCAACATAAACTGCAGGACGTGGAGTGGGAGAAGGACCCGCTTCGCGGGCTCGCCGAGAGCAAGCCGAAGCTGGAGAAGAAGGAGCTGCCGGTGGAAACACGCGCCTTGGCCGCCATGCAAATGATGGTGTACCGGGCGAGGCTTCCGGAAACCAAGGAGGCCGACCTCGTCACCGAGTGGAAGGGGATCGTCAAGAGTTTCACGCCTCTTCCCGGGGAGGTTGAGCCCGGGGATCTTGATCGGGCGGCATTCACCCTCCCGCGCAGCCTGATGAGCATGGGCTACCACGATGCCGGAGAGCGGATGCTGGCAGCGCTGGCGAGTGGCAAGATGGTCGCGCTGGATGACAAATACAAGGAACAGCTTAAAACGATCCGGAAGGCGCTCAGCGAAGCGCGCGCCGTTGCCCCGATACAGGCACGCGTGCGTGAATACCTGCAGAAAAACCCCTGGCCAGATGCGGACAAGGTCGAGCGCGGCGATCATGTGGACGACTATTACGACTGCCAGGAAACCATGATGGGTTACAAGCGGGATTTTCCGCTGCGGTTCCGCTACGCCCTACGCGTCCTGACGCACTACGGGCCGCAGCCCGGGTATGATGCGCGTTTGCGGGATGCTCTCGAGTACGCAGAAGAGTGGCTCGAAGCAAAAAACAAGCCCACGCCGCCTCCGGGGCTGGAGGCCCTGATGGATTTCCTGGTGCAGGCGTGGGCGGACACACCTCGTCGATTCGCGCGCGATGAGGCCGCCATCTTCCAAGGCAAGATGATCAATCGTCGGGCGGGCACTGCGGCTGCGGTGGCTCACTACCGTACGATTGCCGCCAACCCGAAGGCCCACGAAACTGACCGTTTCAACGCGCTTTCCGACGCTTCGTGGATGGTCTTTGAGACGAAGGACTATCCCGGCACGCTGGAAGCGTGGAAGTTGATCCAGGGCATGGAAAACAAGATGCTCGCGCGGCCCTACGCGTTGGATGCGGCGTACCTGGCACTCATCATCAAAGATTACAAGGAAGTGTGGCGCACTCTGGATCTCGTGGCTGACAGCGACTTCGAGGATATGAACGACATCCATTCACATTCACAAGTACTTCACAAAGACATCAAGACGCTCGTGAAGGACCGCGCGGCAGCGGAAGCGTGGTGGAAGGCCAGCGAGGCCTGGTGGCCCGAATGGCAGGCCCTGGCAAGGGCGATCGGCTTGAAATCGCTGAAGCTTCAGCAGGAATTCAGGCCCTGGACCGATTGGGACTACATCGTCGAAAATGCCGACACCCAGCTCGACAACTCGAAGAAGTACGGCGTGAACTGCGCTATCGCGTATGCAGAACTTCTTCAGCGGACAATGGTGATCGCCCGCTGGCATCGGGCGCATGCGGGTGTGTCGGTGAAAGTTTTGCGGGAACACGTGGCCAAGCGGCATCCCAAACACGCTGAAGCGGCCCTTGCGCTCGCTGCGCGGATAGAGAAGGAAGCAGAGAAGCGGTAGCGGTGGTGTGCAGCATCTTGGAAACTGCCTCGCGACCTCGAAGAGCGCGTTCTACATGGATAATCTCGAAATCCGGAACGCGCCGTAGCGCACCTTGCCAACGAAGCAGCACCTACTGCTGCTACTTCGAGCTGGTCGTTTCCACCAAGCTCTTCCGCGGCCGGCAGATGGTGCAGTACTCCTCGCCATCTGAGGTCACGCGGAATTCGAGTTTGGGGTCATCGAGGTCCGTCTTGCCGCAGTTGGCGCACTTGTGGAAGAAGGTGCCTTGAGGCGCCTTGGCTGAGTCGAAGCGCGCGCGACGTTGCACGACCGTACCGCGCTGCTTCAGCATGCGGATGAAGCCGGGGGTGAAGGCGAGGAGGAAATTGAGATGGGCAAAAAAGATGGAGGATCGGCTGTCTGGCTGTCCGATGAATGTCAGCAGAGAAATGCCGCCCGTAATCAAGCCGAGGTATTTCACCTTGATGGGCATGATGAGATACAAGCTGATCTCATAGTCCGGAACGATCACGCAGAAAGCGAGAAAGATGCTCCCGTAAAGAAAAAGCCCCGTGGGGACGGAGCCAAAAAACCAGTGGCCTAGAATGATGAAAAGGATGCCGCTGAAAACATAGAGGTTCACCTTGAAAGCTCCCCAGGCATGGTCAAGAACGGAACTGAACGTCAGCATGAGCATGACCCCAAAAAGCAGCCAGAGGACGCTGAAGGAGTTGGGGATGAAAATCCAGGTAATGAGCCGCCATACCTCACCCTGGTCCACCAGTGCGCGATGAAGCACCAGGATGTCCACGAATCCCGGGAAAAAAAGCACCATCACCCACACAGCCGCCTGGATGATCGCCAGAATTGCCACCAGACCGGGGATGGCAAAGCGGCCGAAGCGGTTTTCCAGGGAGTTCAAGAAGGAATTCATGGGAGGGGTTTGAGTAGCGCAGAAGGGATACGCCTGCCACTGCATTCGCGCACGGTTTGACAACACCCGCCAGCCCTCCACAATGGCCCGGCGTGTCTGATTCCTCGACCTTGCAACGTAGTCCGCTCCACGAAGCTCATGTAGCGATGGGAGCGCGGATGGTGCCCTTTGCGGGCTGGGAAATGCCGGTGCAATACACTGGAATCGTGGAGGAACACAAGGCGGTGCGAGAGCGCGTGGGTATCTTTGACATTTCGCACATGGGCCAGTTTCTCTTTGAAGGTCCGGGAGCCGAGGCCTTCCTGAACCGCGCCTTCACCAACAATGTCAGCACACTGCAGCCCGGTCAGGGGCAGTACACCCTCATGCTGAACGCCCAAGGCGGCGTGATTGATGACCTCATCGTCTACCGGTTGAGCGAGCGGGAGTATTTCGTGGTGGTGAATGCCTCCATGATTGCAGAGGATGAAGCCCACCTCCGCTCCCTCAATTGGGGCGATGACGTGGAATTTGCCAATATCAGTGCCGTGACAGGCGGCGTAGCCGTGCAGGGGCCCAAAAGTCGCGAAGTGTTCGCGAAAGTCTTCGGACCGGACGCGCATTTTCCCGAGCGCAACACCATTGCCCTGAGCGTGACGGAGGAGGGAATTTTGTACCTCTGTGGTACTGGGTACACCGGTGAGGAGGGCTTTGAGTTCTTCGCACCAGCCGTCACCTTCCGTGGGTGGTTCGAGAATCTGGTGGGCGCTGCCCGCGAAGTGGGCGGCCAGGCATGTGGCCTGGGCTCGCGGGACTCGCTACGACTGGAGATGGGCTACCCGCTCAATGGCAATGACCTTGCGCCGGACAAGACGCCACTGGAGGCAGGCCTGGGTTTCTTTGTGGATCTCACCAAGGAGACTTTCACCGGCCAGGATGTGCTGCTGGAGCAAAAGGCTCAGGGCTTGCGCACGAAGCTCACCGGATTCCGCATGACCTCCGCCGGTCCACCTCCGCGACCACACTACACCGTGTGGAGCGAGGGTGCCCAGGTCGGCGAGGTGTGCAGTGGAGGGCTGGGCCCTTCGCTGGGGCAGGGGATTGGCATGGCCTACCTCCCAGCAAACCTGAGCAAGCCCGGCACCGCGATCGAAATCGAAATCCGCGGCAAGCGTTACTCCGCCGAAACGGTGAAGAAGCCCTTCTACCGTCCGGAAAAGCAATCCTGAAAGTCGAATTCAGTCACTCTCACCACCACCCACAGTTACTTCACCGCTATGAGCCAAGTTCCTGACAACCTTCGTTACCGCGAATCGCACGAGTGGATCGATCCTGCCACCGGCACAGTGGGCATCACCGACCACGCGCAGGCTGAACTCTCCGACGTGGTGTATGTGGAACTGCCCAAGGTGGGCGCCCAGGTGAAGGCCGGCGATCAGGTGGCCGTGGTGGAGTCTGTGAAGGCTGCCAGTGACATCTACACGCCGGTGGATGGCGAGATCGTCGAAGTGAACTCTGCCCTGCCGGACAATCCCGCGCTGCTGAACTCCGAGCCGTACAAGGGAGGCTGGATCTTCAAGCTGAAGGTCGCTAACCCCGGCTGCACAGATACTCTCATGGATGCTGCGGCTTATCAGCAGCACATCGCGTAATTACTCTCTAGAAAAAGAACGGGAGGGTTGGGCGATGTCCTGCTGACAGGCGATCTGTCAGGGGGTGGCCAGTGCAAAAAATGGCGCGCCCCTCCTCCGCACATCCGAACATGCCCCAGACTACCGCCTTCTCCCACCGCCATCTCGGACCCGGCTCTGCCGAAGCTCTGGAAATGGCCCGCGCCATCGGCTGCGACAGTGTCGACGAACTGATGAAGAAGGTGGTGCCCGAGGGCATCCGTCTGGGGAAGACGCTCGATCTTCCCGCCCCGCTCACGGAGGAGCAGGCGCTGCGCAAGCTGCGCGGCATCATGGGGAAGAACAAGGTCGTGCGCTCCTTCATCGGCCTCGGCTATCACGACACCTTCACGCCTCCGGTCATCCAGCGGAATATCTTTGAGAACCCCGGCTGGTACACCGCTTACACGCCCTATCAGCCGGAGATTTCGCAAGGTCGCCTGGAAGCGCTGCTGAACTACCAGACGATGATCTGCGATCTCACGGGGCTGGATATTTCCAATGCCTCGCTGCTGGATGAAGGCACCGCCGCTGCCGAGGGTGCCGCTATCTCCCTGAGCGCCTATGGCGACAAGGGCAAGGTGCTCTTTGTAGACGAGCAGGTTTTCCCTCAAACCATCGATGTGCTCTGCACACGCATGGAGCCGCTGGGCGTGAAGGTGAAGGTGGGCGACTGGAAGACGACCGGGCTGAAGAAGGACGACGGAACCTTCGCCGTGGTGGTGCAGTATCCCGCGGCGGATGGCATCATCCATGACTATGCAGATTTTGCAGCAAAGGCTCATGAAGCCGGTGCGCAGGTCATCGTATGCGCGGATCTGCTGGCGCTCACGCTGCTGAAGCCTCCTGGGGAGTTCGGCGCGGACATTTGCGTAGGGAACAGCCAGCGCTTTGGCGTGCCTCTTGGATTTGGCGGACCGCATGCTGCCTTCATGGCAGTGAAGGATGCGATGAAGCGCCGCATGCCTGGCCGCCTTGTGGGTGTGTCGAAGGATGCCCAGGGAAATCCCGGCTTCCGTCTCTCCCTGCAGACGCGTGAGCAGCATATCCGTCGTGAAAAAGCCACGAGCAACATCTGCACTGCGCAGGTACTGCTGGCGGTGATGGCCTCCATGTACGCCGTGTGGCATGGTCCTGAGGGACTGCTCGCCATCGCCAAGCGCGTGCACGATGCAACACAACG
Protein-coding regions in this window:
- the rpoC gene encoding DNA-directed RNA polymerase subunit beta' gives rise to the protein MSFDNHLKEIFGESHKTGGFDMVSISVASPDRIRSWSHGEVKNPETINYRTFKPEKGGLFCERIFGPTRDWECACGKYKRIKHKGVICDRCGVEVTLSRVRRERMGHIELAVPVTHIWFYKCMPSRIGLMLDMTARSLERVIYYEDYIVVSPGNTPLQRGQLLTEMELREAEDQYGAESFKVGMGAEAIRDILAQANLAEMVKELELAMTKTRSKQLRKKIAKRLKLCQGFATSHTRPEYMVMEVLPVIPPDLRPLVPLEGGRFATSDLNDLYRRVINRNNRLKNLLSLKTPDVIIRNEKRMLQEAVDALFDNGRHGRAVTGAGNRPLKSLSDMLKGKSGRFRQNLLGKRVDYSGRSVIVIGPDLGLHQCGLPKKMALVLFEPFIIRRLKELGLVHTVRSAKKMIERRTPEVWDILDEVTRGHPVLLNRAPTLHRLSIQAFEPKLIEGEAIRVHPLVCTAYNADFDGDQMAVHVPLSIEAQMEARLLMLAPNNLFSPASGKPVMTPSQDIPLGCFALTYLREIPQHDDGKKKKDAPRLPLFNDPSEVEFALSENAVEVNQKVLYRNPDFQSKGRTYGDPTKAVIETTAGRIRFNEIWPDELGYYNNTVGKKQLSDIIWRCFQKTGHQETVAALDRLKNLGFREAMKSGCSIGITDMVIPKAKYDKVDAARAEVTKVEKQYKNGIITAGEKYQKVIDIWTGAGDQVTDEVFRTLEFNDGKKYHNPLYIMVTSGARGNKTQIKQLAGMRGLMAKPDGSIIERPITSNFREGLTVLEYFISTHGARKGLSDTALKTADSGYMTRKLVDVAQDVIVTEDDCGTVNGIHLSSIYQGDEEVVDLKTRIYGRVSCETVHDPVDRKNTIVEHGQLITEDVANKLVKIGVEKLKIRSVLTCESKRGCCSKCYGLSLATSRMVKVGEAVGIVAAQSIGEPGTQLTMRTFHVGGVASGAFKQPIIVAKNNGSLRFNDIRVVQTPEGWIALNKNGTISILDDDGRELESHKIVLGAVIAKEEHGKVKKGETIVTWDPYNVPIITEKAGKIEFRDMMSGVTFTKAVNQATGNEETVVIEHKEDLHPQIVVVDPKTKEILASYTIPAGAHLSVKNNEKIEAGTILAKTPRKASKTKDITGGLPRVAELFEARKPKDACEIAKIDGVIEIAGLVRGKRKVLITDPKSGQQEEHLIPRSKHIFVQNGDVVTKGDQLTEGAVVPHEILEILGPQALREHLVNEVQEVYRAQGVEINDKHVEIIIRQMLRKVKITEPGDTTFLWGDQVDRLQFERENQRVSDEGGKPASGEPVLLGITKASLETDSFISAASFQDTTRVLTEAATLAKNDLLRGFKENVIMGHLIPAGTGFQSNRDFHINETVKVAYSTAETQEEVA
- a CDS encoding right-handed parallel beta-helix repeat-containing protein; its protein translation is MHRVSAALIFTIALTCAPFITQAHEIHVSPDGPIKSLMEARDAIRAWRSGEGKDKAEPIRVTIADGTYTITEPLAFETQDTGTSTSPITYEAAPGAKPILSGGRRITGWKKEPDGLWSAEIPEVKSGQWYFQELWINGRRATRARTPNKRYLHASKPALESRAGAPPMKAPENTAFYAMSEDLKAIDPLSPKEREDVEVIVFQTWQIARHRVAYLEAPAGYVQFTAPSRWPFLVYEAGQRYILENFRGALDEPGEWYLSRDDGKLLYKPLPDEDMSKVEAIAPVAEHLLVVKGEPANGKLVKHIAFKGIRFHHTGYHIPKEGHIDSQADSKIPAAVMLDGASHISFDRCEIAHTGTYAIWFRNGCTDSSITHSHLYDMGAGGVRIGEGSVDSNPAGRTHHITVDNSIIQNGGRYFMGSVGVFIQQSSDNVITHNDIGDFFYTGVSVGWVWGYGESLSHHNKIDFNHIHHLGYGVLSDMGGFYGLGPASGTSVSNNHVHDVQGYRYGGWGLYTDEGSSGVLMENNLVHNTRHATFHQHYGRDNVIRNNIFAFGNEAQIQRSRTEDHLSFTYANNIVLFDSGILFYGQWNKPKVRMESNLYWDLRKQPIDFAGSDFAGWQKQGFDRGSRVADPLFVNAKGGDYRLKPDSPALAMGFKPFDYTKAGVYDADASDGWRALAAVRTYPEVELEPVPLFSYEDDFEGTPIGKPLWNARLDVHNKGDSIAVTDEKAKSGKRSVKVQDAPGLPNPWTPHFNFDCNHKSGTSRVSFDLWMEPGAKFNHEWRNKLAKYEVGPSIDVQDGALFSRKKELMKLPVEQWVHFELSAPLGEASKGAWTLKVTLPDGSAKVFEELPNGSKMWDTLEWLVFVSNATEKKAFYLDNLVIKNAVP
- a CDS encoding rhomboid family intramembrane serine protease; translation: MNSFLNSLENRFGRFAIPGLVAILAIIQAAVWVMVLFFPGFVDILVLHRALVDQGEVWRLITWIFIPNSFSVLWLLFGVMLMLTFSSVLDHAWGAFKVNLYVFSGILFIILGHWFFGSVPTGLFLYGSIFLAFCVIVPDYEISLYLIMPIKVKYLGLITGGISLLTFIGQPDSRSSIFFAHLNFLLAFTPGFIRMLKQRGTVVQRRARFDSAKAPQGTFFHKCANCGKTDLDDPKLEFRVTSDGEEYCTICRPRKSLVETTSSK
- the gcvT gene encoding glycine cleavage system aminomethyltransferase GcvT; translated protein: MSDSSTLQRSPLHEAHVAMGARMVPFAGWEMPVQYTGIVEEHKAVRERVGIFDISHMGQFLFEGPGAEAFLNRAFTNNVSTLQPGQGQYTLMLNAQGGVIDDLIVYRLSEREYFVVVNASMIAEDEAHLRSLNWGDDVEFANISAVTGGVAVQGPKSREVFAKVFGPDAHFPERNTIALSVTEEGILYLCGTGYTGEEGFEFFAPAVTFRGWFENLVGAAREVGGQACGLGSRDSLRLEMGYPLNGNDLAPDKTPLEAGLGFFVDLTKETFTGQDVLLEQKAQGLRTKLTGFRMTSAGPPPRPHYTVWSEGAQVGEVCSGGLGPSLGQGIGMAYLPANLSKPGTAIEIEIRGKRYSAETVKKPFYRPEKQS
- the gcvH gene encoding glycine cleavage system protein GcvH; the encoded protein is MSQVPDNLRYRESHEWIDPATGTVGITDHAQAELSDVVYVELPKVGAQVKAGDQVAVVESVKAASDIYTPVDGEIVEVNSALPDNPALLNSEPYKGGWIFKLKVANPGCTDTLMDAAAYQQHIA